A genomic region of Pseudomonadota bacterium contains the following coding sequences:
- a CDS encoding hydrogen peroxide-inducible genes activator, translated as MRRLPTLKQLQYLSALSIHRHFGLAAEACHVTQSTLSLGIRDLEQVLGIQVAERSNRKVIMTPFGESLSRAAKDVLSRAEDLVDMAKGAITPLTGTVRLGVIPTIGPYLLPNILSDLQQSHPKLELYLRENFTDHLLSELNNGELDVLLLALPFEIGDAEELILFEDRFVLACPRDHRLSTRDSVKTSTLADEKLLLLEDGHCLRRHALEACSLVDKSKSRKLEATSMFTLVQMVSLGLGLTLLPQMAIDAGITKGLNIALVPLVKSAGFRKIGLVWRKTSTRGEEFRLLGKEMLEISAKSG; from the coding sequence ATGCGACGTTTGCCAACATTAAAACAACTTCAGTATCTTTCTGCGTTGAGTATTCACCGCCATTTTGGCCTTGCTGCCGAAGCATGTCATGTGACTCAATCAACTTTGAGTTTGGGCATACGTGATCTTGAGCAAGTCCTAGGCATACAGGTCGCCGAGCGCAGTAATAGAAAAGTGATTATGACGCCTTTTGGAGAAAGCTTATCTAGAGCAGCAAAAGACGTACTGAGTCGTGCTGAAGATTTAGTTGATATGGCAAAAGGGGCGATTACTCCGTTGACAGGTACCGTGCGTTTGGGTGTCATACCAACCATAGGACCATATCTGCTGCCAAATATTCTGTCTGATTTACAGCAAAGCCACCCAAAGCTTGAATTGTACCTTAGGGAAAATTTTACAGATCATCTATTAAGTGAGCTCAATAATGGCGAGTTAGATGTTCTATTACTAGCATTACCATTTGAAATTGGGGACGCGGAAGAGTTAATCCTATTTGAGGATCGTTTTGTATTAGCTTGCCCGAGAGATCACCGTTTATCAACCCGTGATTCGGTAAAAACAAGTACACTGGCTGATGAGAAACTGCTTTTACTTGAGGATGGACATTGTCTGAGGCGTCATGCCTTGGAGGCTTGTAGTTTGGTGGACAAATCAAAAAGTAGAAAACTTGAAGCAACTTCTATGTTTACGTTAGTGCAGATGGTTTCGTTGGGGCTTGGCTTGACCCTACTGCCCCAAATGGCAATTGATGCTGGCATTACAAAAGGGTTAAACATAGCACTAGTTCCGTTGGTCAAGTCAGCTGGTTTTCGAAAAATTGGACTTGTTTGGCGAAAGACTTCAACTAGGGGTGA
- the ahpC gene encoding alkyl hydroperoxide reductase subunit C: MNMINKSIPEFTAQMFHSGEFKEVSSNDVKGKWSIFLFYPADFTFVCPTELEDMAKQYDELKGLGVEVYAVSTDTHFVHKAWHDTSDAIGTLNYPMIGDPTGAITRGFGVMIEEEGVALRGTFLANPEGIIKVCEIHDLGIGRSAKDMVRKVKAAQYVADHDGEVCPAAWEEGEKTLTPSLDLVGKI; this comes from the coding sequence ATGAATATGATCAACAAATCGATTCCAGAATTTACCGCTCAAATGTTTCATTCAGGCGAATTCAAGGAAGTGTCTTCCAATGACGTCAAGGGCAAATGGTCGATCTTTCTTTTTTATCCGGCAGACTTTACATTTGTTTGTCCAACCGAGCTAGAAGACATGGCAAAACAGTATGACGAACTGAAAGGTTTAGGCGTAGAGGTGTATGCCGTTTCGACGGACACACATTTTGTCCATAAGGCTTGGCATGATACTTCCGATGCCATCGGCACACTGAATTACCCAATGATTGGTGATCCAACAGGAGCCATAACACGGGGATTTGGAGTAATGATCGAGGAGGAGGGTGTTGCATTGAGAGGCACCTTCTTGGCAAACCCTGAGGGAATAATCAAAGTATGTGAGATTCACGACTTGGGCATTGGGCGTTCAGCCAAAGATATGGTCCGTAAAGTTAAAGCGGCCCAATATGTTGCGGATCATGATGGCGAAGTCTGCCCAGCAGCGTGGGAAGAGGGCGAGAAAACCTTAACGCCAAGCCTAGATCTTGTCGGCAAAATCTAG
- the ahpF gene encoding alkyl hydroperoxide reductase subunit F, whose amino-acid sequence MLTQEIKDALTTYTAAMKNDLVFVLQKGVHEKREELLTFLSEVASTSERLSVEERDSSNTLRGPISFLLEVDGQETGIQFSGIPSGHEFNSLILAVLNTTGTPSKLDESLKTLIKGIDTPLKFEVFVSLSCHNCPDVVQALNQFSSLNPLISSEMIDGGLFPKLVEDRNIQGVPTVFLNGDIFANGKIDPSTLVDRLLERVPSVEPIHLKSELPLQDVTIIGGGPAGVSAAIYAARKGLKVTVITDRLGGQLKDTLGIENFISVSKTTGPDLTSDLLSHMQDYEITLKEHLRVTKIDDGEIKLIHISSGEIIETKTIVIASGAKWRELGCPGEKENIGNGVAYCPHCDGPFYKGKDVAVVGGGNSGMEAALDLENIVNSVTVLEFLPELKADQILVDQASTKEKIRIIKNAETKQVLAADGKVTGIEYIDRDTKKITKLNLSGIFVQIGLVPNSEFAKDLVKTTKWGEIVINDRCETNVKGIFACGDVTTVPYKQIVVAMSEGSKASLSAFDHMLKN is encoded by the coding sequence ATGTTGACACAAGAAATTAAGGACGCACTTACGACCTATACTGCAGCAATGAAAAACGACTTAGTTTTTGTATTGCAAAAGGGTGTGCATGAGAAGCGTGAGGAATTATTAACATTCCTATCTGAGGTTGCCAGCACAAGTGAAAGGCTGTCTGTTGAAGAACGCGATTCCTCTAACACTCTGCGCGGACCAATCAGTTTTTTACTCGAGGTCGACGGACAGGAAACCGGGATTCAATTCTCCGGCATTCCAAGCGGGCACGAATTCAACTCTTTGATATTAGCGGTGCTCAATACCACTGGCACACCTAGTAAATTAGATGAGAGTCTCAAAACCCTCATCAAGGGTATCGACACTCCCCTTAAGTTTGAGGTATTTGTAAGTCTAAGCTGCCACAACTGCCCGGATGTTGTGCAAGCCCTCAATCAATTCAGCAGCTTAAACCCTCTGATCAGCTCTGAAATGATCGATGGGGGTCTATTTCCGAAGTTAGTGGAAGACCGGAATATTCAGGGGGTACCAACAGTTTTTCTCAATGGTGATATTTTTGCGAACGGAAAAATTGACCCCTCTACATTAGTCGATCGTTTGTTGGAACGAGTTCCCAGTGTTGAACCAATACACCTAAAATCCGAATTGCCATTACAGGATGTAACTATAATCGGCGGGGGTCCAGCTGGAGTTTCAGCGGCTATATATGCGGCACGTAAAGGGTTGAAGGTGACAGTCATTACAGACCGGCTTGGTGGCCAGCTTAAAGATACACTGGGGATAGAAAACTTTATCTCAGTCTCAAAAACAACGGGCCCAGACCTTACTTCCGACTTGCTCTCCCACATGCAAGATTATGAGATCACCTTAAAGGAGCATCTAAGAGTAACGAAGATAGATGACGGAGAGATAAAACTAATCCATATTTCATCCGGTGAGATAATTGAAACGAAAACAATTGTCATCGCTAGTGGCGCTAAATGGCGTGAACTAGGTTGCCCAGGGGAAAAAGAAAATATTGGAAACGGTGTTGCATACTGCCCACACTGCGATGGCCCCTTTTACAAAGGCAAGGATGTGGCAGTGGTCGGAGGGGGTAATTCTGGAATGGAGGCCGCACTCGATCTTGAGAATATTGTTAATTCAGTTACCGTCTTGGAGTTTTTGCCCGAATTAAAGGCTGATCAGATACTAGTTGACCAAGCTAGCACCAAAGAAAAAATCAGAATCATAAAAAATGCAGAAACAAAGCAAGTTCTAGCTGCTGATGGTAAGGTTACGGGCATTGAGTATATTGATCGTGACACGAAGAAGATTACAAAGTTAAATTTATCGGGTATTTTTGTTCAGATAGGATTAGTGCCAAATAGCGAATTTGCTAAGGACTTGGTAAAAACCACCAAGTGGGGCGAAATCGTCATTAACGACCGCTGTGAAACTAATGTTAAGGGAATTTTTGCTTGCGGAGATGTGACTACCGTCCCGTATAAGCAAATTGTAGTAGCAATGAGTGAGGGTTCAAAAGCTTCATTATCAGCATTCGATCATATGCTAAAGAACTAG
- the yaaA gene encoding peroxide stress protein YaaA, whose translation MLTLLSPAKKLDMEPITIGVPITQPQLSDDMVELASIAKKQTASDLKELMHISDKLAAINYERFQAFNLDNMSNSAKPAGFAFDGDVYWGLQIDSLSKDTLEYAQRHLRILSGLYGLLRPLDAIQPYRLEMGAKLKNHRGKSLYEFWGTRIADELNADFADHNDATVVNLASNEYFKVVDRDVLKRPVITAKFLNIKNGTPRSLMYYAKHARGSMARWIMENRVDRAEGLKDFNSDGYILDAPASTEFELVFSRPQPPKKN comes from the coding sequence ATGCTTACTTTACTATCTCCAGCAAAAAAACTTGATATGGAGCCTATTACGATCGGTGTTCCTATTACTCAACCGCAGTTATCTGATGACATGGTTGAACTAGCAAGTATTGCCAAAAAGCAGACAGCTTCCGATTTAAAAGAACTTATGCACATAAGTGACAAATTAGCCGCCATTAATTATGAACGGTTCCAAGCGTTCAATCTGGATAATATGAGTAATAGTGCAAAGCCAGCTGGTTTCGCATTTGACGGAGATGTTTATTGGGGGTTGCAGATAGATAGTCTTTCAAAAGATACGTTGGAGTACGCGCAAAGGCACTTACGCATCCTCTCAGGCCTTTATGGTCTTTTGAGACCGTTGGATGCGATACAGCCCTACCGTCTTGAGATGGGCGCTAAGTTGAAAAATCATAGAGGGAAGTCCCTTTATGAGTTTTGGGGGACGCGCATCGCAGATGAATTGAATGCTGATTTTGCCGACCACAATGACGCGACTGTGGTTAATCTTGCCTCAAATGAATATTTTAAGGTGGTTGATCGCGATGTGTTAAAACGGCCCGTGATTACTGCCAAATTCCTCAATATCAAAAATGGCACACCCCGGTCTCTTATGTACTATGCTAAACATGCGCGCGGTTCGATGGCGCGTTGGATCATGGAAAATCGTGTTGACCGGGCGGAAGGCTTAAAAGATTTTAATTCAGATGGATACATTCTAGACGCGCCCGCATCCACTGAGTTTGAACTGGTTTTCTCAAGGCCTCAGCCGCCCAAAAAAAATTAA